The Pirellulaceae bacterium region TCGAAGGGGCCTACCCAGCCAGCATGCCGATTTCCAATGCGCGTGTCGACGATGGTTGGCTTACAGTCATTCGAAATCAATAGCCTTCCAACTGTTGTGCAAACCCGCTAGATTGACCGATTGCCGATGTCCATCGCCTCGTTGGGGCGATCAATTGGCTGGTGTGCGTTGCAGAGTTACTGCGCTTTGTACCGTCGGTAGCGATAACGCTCAAGGAACCGCCCGCCCATCGAATCGCAGGAGCTTGGCGTAGCAGCGTGCATCTTGGCAGCCGCCCGGCCCGCCCATGAAGAAACTCGGGCGTGATGACTGGTACCTAGTAACGTCGCCGGTACGTGTGGTAAGTTAGTTGGGCAAAGGAGGCACCTACATGGGCCAGTTAGTCGAATTGAAGCACCCGTTGGCTGCGCACCACGTTTCCGTGATGCGCGACGTCTCGACGCCTGCCTGGCTGTTTCGCCAGCAGGTGCATCGCGCCGCGGCACTGCTGGCCTTTGCTGCCACCGAAGATCTGCCACTCCGACCGCGCACCGTCGTCACGCCACTGGCCACGACAACTGGCCAGCAACTCGCATCGCGGATTGCCTTGGTCCCCATCTTGCGTGCCGGTCTGGGGCTGGTTGAACCGTTGCAGTCGTTGCTGCCAGAGGCTGAGGTTTGGCATCTGGGGATGTATCGTGATGAAGCCACGGCGCGACCGGTCGAGTACTATTGCCGATTGCCGGATGGCGATCCCTGCGACGTTGGATTCGTTTTAGATCCTATGTTGGCCACCGGTGGTAGCTTGGTTTCGGCCATCGAAGCGCTGCAACGCTGGGGCTGCCCCGATATTCGCGTGCTGAGCGTTATTGCCTCGCAGCCCGGCGTCGATCGCTTGCAACGCGAGTTCCCGAATCTCAAATTGTACGTGTGCGCAGTCGACCCTGAACTGGACAATAACAACTTCATCATACCCGGTCTGGGCGACGCCGGTGATCGAATTTTTAATACACGCTAGTTAGCCTTGTAGCTGTGTTCCCCAGAACGTGGCCTGTTCGGCCTACCTCCACATTCTGGAGGGCGTAGCTACTTGATTCGCAGACGGGGGGATGCTCATTACCTTATGGACTGTACGGGCGAGTGACGGGAACATCGCCGTAGGCGTGGACAGCATCGCAGATTTGTCGCAGTACGGTCTCCAGATTGCCGCCAGCTCGCTCGAAGCGGTCGGGGTTGATGGCTAGCGGTGCCCCGATAACAACCAATGGTGCACCAAAGCTGGGCGACTGAATGGCCTGATCGATCGACATCCCGCCGACCGCCTGCACAGGAATATCGACGGCTTGAACGACTTGGCGAAGTTGATCGAGCGGTGTGGGGGCGATATCTCCACGGGCAGCGATGCCGCGCCGCTCGTCGTAGCCGATGTGATGAATGATGAAGTCGCAGCCCAAATCTTGTAATTGCCGAGCACCGGCGACCATGTCGGGGCAGCCCAAGTTGTCACCCATTACTCCAATTCCGTAGTCCCTGCCCGCTTGGCAGACGACCTTGACTGTTTCTTCATGGGCGCGAGCCATCACCACGACAAAATTGGCACCGGCCTTGGCCATCATTTCGGCCTCCAAGTAGCCACCGTCCATCGTTTTCAAATCGGCCACGATGGGAGTCTCGGGAAATCTCGCTCGCAGCTCGCGAACGCAGCGTAGGCCCTCGGCCAAGATCAGCGGCGTGCCCGCTTCCAGCCAGTCGATACCGGCGCGGACCGCCAACTCGGCGGTCTCAACGGCTTCTTCGATCGTGGTAACGTCCAAGGATATCTGCACAACAGGTTTCATAGGTCACTCGCAAAGGGAGGAAACTGGCTAGGCCCGCAAGGGGCCGGGATCGACTTAAAAAAAGCGCTTCGGGCTGTTGTCTAACCGGCCATACACTCTAACATCTGTCCGTGAAGTGTGGGGCTGGCAGCGGCTACCAACAGTGGATTCCACAGATCGAAAGCATCGCCACGGAGATGCGAAAAAATTACCCCTGCTCGCTGGGCAATCAAATACCCGGCGGCGACATCCCAACACTTGACCGACGATGCCCAATAGGCATCCAAACTGCCTTCGGCCAAATAGCACAAATTCAGTGCGGCAGAACCCAGCCGTCGCAGCGACTGACAGCGTTCAAGCACACGCAAGAACTGTTCGACGGTCGGGTCGTCACGACGAACTGCCGGAGGAAAGCTACAGCAGACCAGGGCAGACGACAAATCTAGGCATGCGCTGGCCCGAATCGGCTTGCCGTCGCGCATGGCAGGCCCGTCATGAGTGGCGGTGTACAGGCTGTTACTCAGTGGATCGTATACGACGCCCAGCCTTACCTGGCCAGCCACGACCAGGGCAATTGATACGGAAAAACCGGCTAGCTGATGCACAAAATTGACGGTGCCATCCAGGGGATCAACAACCCACACCGGCTTGTTGCTGTCCAGTGCCGCTTGTTGCTCCTCGGCAGACGACTCTTCGCCTAAGAAAGCGTATTGCGGAAATCGTCCGGCTAGAAGACGCATAATCACCTGTTGCGAGGCTACATCGGCGTCGGTAACTAGATCAGCTTGAGCCTTTTCACGTACCGAGACCTTGCCCAAATGTTCCAAGAGAATGCGTCCTGCACCACGAGCGGCATCGCATGCAGCGGCTAATGGGTCTTGCACTTGTTCCGTCCAATTCAGTTTGCAGAGCAGGTGGTCATTCGTAGATCGGATAAAAGCAGCCAAAGGCTTGTTCGCAGAATTGACCTGGATCGTTGAAGCGCCGATGGCGATCTAATCGACTCAAGTCTTGCATTTCATCTTCGGACAATTGGAATTCGGTGGCCCCCAGATTCTCGCTTAATCGCTGAACCTGACTGGTTTTGGGAATGACTGACGTCCCGCGTTGCACGCCCCATCGCAATACTATTTGAGCCGCAGTCCGCAGATGTCGGGCGGCGATGTGCTGGACGATCGGTTCGTCCAACACCGATTCACGCTTGTCGGCCATTCCCAACGATACATACGAACCGGCTCCCAGCGGCGAAAACGCAGTTACCGCGATGCCTTCTTGCTGGCAGTACCGCAGCAATTTGGTCTGAGCCAAATACGGGTGCGCCTCCACCTGCAAGACGCTAGGGCGATTCGTAGCGTACGAGAGTAAGTCCCGGATTAAACTGACGCCAAAATTGCTGATGCCAATCTGGCGACATAGCCCCATGCGTTGCAACTCCTCCATGGCCGACCAGGTCTCAGCAATCGGCACAGCATCAGGGCGCATGCAGGGCTGCGAAGCGTCTGGGTCGTAGAACCAGCCAGGCGGGTAGCGCCTGTCAAAAGGTACGTACTGCAGCGCTATGGGGAAATGAATCAAATACAGGTCCAGGTAATCAACCCCCAGATCGCGCAGTGATCGTTCAATGGCTGGGCGTACATGTTCCGGTCGGTGATAGGTATTCCACAGTTTGCTGGTAATCCACAGCGCGTTGCGGCTGCACAGTCCTCGATCCAATGCAGCCCGAATTCCCAGCCCTGCCTGAACTTCATTGCCATAATCGCAGGCGGAGTCGATATGCCGATAGCCGCATTCAATTGCTGACTCGACCAACTGCGCTGTCGCTTCTTGAGGAATCTTCCATAAGCCGAGTCCTACGGGCGGCGGTTGGATTTGAACTGTCGATATACAGGTTGGACTGGCCACTATGCACTGCTTCTCATGATGACTTCTAATGGGCTGGCCAAGCCAACCACGGCGGCATGGCGATCATCCCAACCGCCTAAAATCTGGACTACCACGACCGGTTCGAATCTGAGAACGATCGCGGAACACCGTCGGTGTTGTCGGCCGGTGCTGCGACATCTTGGCCGGAGGATGCCGCTGCAGCAGACTGTTTTCGGCGCTGCAATCGCGTTGGAATGATGTCGCTGGCCAATCCTAAAAACTCCAGTAGCTTAATCTCGTAGTAGCTCAAGTCCAACTCCCACCAGCGATGTTGCACAGAAGCTGCCGACGGGTCTTCGTGGTGGTTGTTATGCCAACCTTCCCCGACAGACAGCAGTGCAACCAGCCAGTTGTTGCGACTGTCCTCGCCCGTTTGGTAGTTCTGGTAGCCAAACATGTGGCTCAGCGAGTTGACCGACCAGGTAATATGCCACACCGCGATCACTCGCATAACGACCGCCCACACGACCATACTAGACCCCATTTGCACGGCGTCACTGAACTGGCTGCTAAAAAAGTAACTGATCATCACTCCGAACAGGAAGAACACGGGCAACTGACCCAGGATATAGTAGAACTGGCGATATGCATTGGTCTCCAGCCGCATGTAAAACGGGTCGCGCAGTAAATCTTTGGAGAATTTCTGCAGACTGGCAATCGAGTACGTCTCGCGATTGATAAACATCAACCACCCCATGTGCGACCACAAGAAATTAACTCGCGGGCTATGAGGGTCGGGGACTTCATCGGAATGTACATGGTGCATTCGATGCACTGTAACCCAGCGAGCCGGAGTGTCTTCCATGCAACAAATGCCGATGATGGCGATCGCATGCTCCAGCCACTTAGGTGTCTTGAAACTGCGGTGCGTCAATAACCGATGGTAGCCGATCGTTATTCCCTGACCGAATAAGTGAATGCAACACAGGAAAGCAAAAAACGCTGGCCAACTGAACAAATACGGCCGCCAAGCCGACGGACCGAAGGCCAACAAAGCGAGCAGAACCACACCAAGCACATGAACCACAGCAATCGTGATGGCGTAAATTCGGTTTGGTATGAACGGAATGACTGGTGCAGGAACTGGGTTAGACATGATATTTTGACCTGCTCGGCAAATGGTTCAGTAAAGCCCCACTGGCAGATTGTCTCGCATATCGGACAAAAGACGAGTCCAAAAGTGAGTGCGGCGCTGATCGGCACGATCAGCGTGTTGGCTATACCGTTACCAACGTTAAAAACTGTCAATTCAAAAAAATGCACGCAGTAGCCAGGGGCGCAGCAGCTTGCAGCGACGGGATGCCGCACCCGCGCACAACTGCTCCATCTAACTGTGCGGGCAATACCGCGCGATTTTGGGGGGAACTGGTCGGATCGTCGCTTAGGTTGGTAGTTATGCGGCCTGCTGGCCGCGCAGCCCGGTGGACAGGCGAATCTACGAGTCGGGTTTGCCGGATTAAGCTTGGTCGTTGGCTGATTGTTTGCTGTCACGCCGTACTTTGGCGCGCGATGAGCCAAGTTCAAAAGTTGCGTGCGGTCGTCCCGCCAGACGCAACATTGACTGGCCCCAGCGCTGCATCATCCACGTTGCTTGACGCTGATTGTTCGCACGCGGACTATCGCCCGATTCATCGAACTGTTGGGCGGGCTCGTTGGTTTCAAGTTGCGGTTCAACAGGATGGACCGCCTGGCCAAACGTAATTTGGACTCGGGCTGGCATCAGCAATGGACTGAGCACTGACTCGCGAAATGGGCTGCCGTGCAAATACAGGGGGATGATGGGGACGCCCGCCTTGAGTGCAACCATGGCCGCGCCTGCGCGAACGGGCAATAGCGGAGCCGCAGTGACATTGATGCGACCCTCCGGAAACATGCCAACCAATCGTCCTTGCTGAGCATAACGCATGGCGATCTTGGTGGAATTGATATCTGTCCCACTGCGGTTGGTTGGAATGACCTGCAATGCCTTCATTAGCGCGCTCATCACCGGAATCTGACAGTACTCTTTAGCAACCATCCAGTGCACTCGTCGCTTGGCTGCCAACTGGATAAACATCGGATCGACGCTGCTGCGGTGATTGGGTGCCAAGATGGCGCCACTGCGTAGCTCTGGCGGTGGTGGATTGGTAAACTGGACACGCCAAAGGAGTCGTCCCAGCAGGTATGCAGGTAGGTACAGTACCGATTCAGAAAAGCCGTAATCGCTTTGCCACATCAACTTCAGGCCATAGCCGATTGCAACCAGACTCAGCCCCGCCAGCCAGACGAGCGACAACGTGAACGAGCCATCGGAGGTCCATGTTTCAAGCCAATTCCAAATCATGTTGGCATTCATCGTGGTGGTTTATTTCATCATCATGTATGGCATTAGCTATCTGGCCCAACGCCGAATTTCCAGCTCCGAGGAATTTCTGTTGGCTGGTCGCAGGTTGCCGTTGTCGTTGGCGTGGATGACGTTGCTGGCAACGTGGTTTGGAGCCGGTACCTTGTTGGCCGTGTCCGACGAGGTACGAGCGACTGGCATCCGCGCCGCAGCGCTTGACCCGTTGGGTGCCGGCTGCTGTTTGCTATTTGTAGCGGCTTTCGTTGCCGCGCCCATCTGGCGAATGAAAATTTCTACGGTCCCAGACTTTTTTCGTATTAAGTACGGAAGACAGGCCGAACTGATTTCGGCCTGCATTCTTGTGCCCAGCTATTTCGGCTGGATTGCTGCTCAGTTTACCGCCTTGGCAGCAGTGCTCCACTTATATTGGCAGATTCCGGTCAGCTACGGACTGCCATTGGTGGCCATCTTGGGAACGGGCTACACGCTGATGGGTGGCATGTGGTCGGTTACCTGGACCGATGCGGTACAGGTAACTTTGCTGTTGATTGGATTGGTCGTGCTAGCAGCCGTGGTGCTGTGGGAGCTGGGCAGTGGCAGTTGGTCCGGGGGGCTGGAGCGCATAATCAGCGGGACGCCTGCCGAAAAGCTAGTCCTGCTCCCCACGGAAAATCTTCGTGAGCTGTTAGGCTGGTTGGACTTGTTTATGATTGGCGCTCTGGGCAATGTGGCTGGGCAGGATTTGATGCAGCGAGTCTTCGCCAGCAATTCGCCCCGAACCGCTTCATGGGCCTGCGGTATCGCCGGAACAAGTTATTTGGCTTTTGGGTCGATTCCCGTCTTTTTGGCCATCGCTAGTGCACATTTGTTGCCCAATCATGCGTCGGATTCGATCTTGCCTATGCTCGTGCAAATGTGCTTTCACCCAGCTGTGGCGATCATTTTCATGCTGGCGTTGCTTTCCGCGATTTTATCGACGATCGACAGCGCTATCCTGTCTCCGGCCAGCATACTGACTATGAATTTCGTTCGCTCTAATGACGCCCAGAGGCTGTTGAGCTGGAATCGATTGGCTGTGGTTGGAGTGTCCCTTTGCAGCTTGGTGGTAGCCTATGCCGGCGAGAACGCCTACAAGCTGCTGGAAGAATCATACGCAGTGACACTGGTTGGACTGCTGGTGCCACTACTGTTTGGTCTATGGGTTACAAGACCATCGTCAGTCGCTGGAATCACCAGCATGATCGTTGGCAGTGGGGTGTGGCTGCAGCATTATCTGTGCGGCTGGAGCTACTTTCTGGAGGCATGGCTTGCGGAGTGGCACATGCCGGTGGCCATGATGGCCACTCTGTTGGCGGCGATTGCCTATATTGTCGTGGCCCTGTCCAGCCGCCAGACTGCGGCTGGCTGAAGCTGCAGGCGGATGTCGGTGGCCTGGCCAGTTGCCAATATCAATACAACAATAGCTTTCCTCAGCAGACCGGTGGAAGCAGGGGCTCCACCGTCTGGCGACACCAGCCACAGATTTGACCCCGGGTCACAAGGTGGCTATTGGTCATCCTGCTGAGCGACAAATCGTAGATAATAGAGCAGCGCTGCTACAGTTTTGGCGTCTTTAATTTCGTTGCTTTGTAGGAGCTCGATGGCTTGACGGGGAGTGACCAACCAAGTTTCGATCTGCTCGCCGTCTTGCAGGTCGCACGAGCCTGCCTCAAGCTGTGTGGCCAAGAATACGTGCATGCATTCGTTCAAAATGCCGGGCGACATACACATGGTCAACAGCGGCTGAATCTGGCCTGCGCGATAGCCGGTCTCTTCTGTCAATTCGCGGGCGGCGGTCTGCAGAGGGGGTTCGCCGGGTTCCAATGTACCGGCTGGAAGTTCGATTAACTGGGCATCGACGGCTACTCGATAATTGCGAATCAAACAAATCCGCCCGTCGGGCAACACAGGAATCACTACCGCAGCACCGGGATGCTGAATCACATCGCGTGCGGCAACTTGCCCCGAGTCCAATTCGTATTCCACCCGCTCGATTCGAAATCGATCGGACTCATACAGGCCGAGGCGCTGTCGAATACGTTGGCTCAACTGCAGCTCCTCAAATTACCTCGCATGCAAACGTAGCCTTGCGACGGTCCGGTACTACAGCGCTCAGTTGAGCACTGTCACAGTGCGGAACCGGCTATCACGCTTTAACCAGCCATCCGGCGATCTTCTTCGTCGGAGTAGAATTCGTCGCCTTGGGCGTTAGCCAAGCGGTATTGCATCAGATAAGCATCTTCGGTGGTGTCGGTGTAGTAGTCGCGTAACACCGAGATAGCACGAAAACCGAAATTCTTGAAAAACAGTTGTGCGTTGAGGTTGGTTTCGCGTACTTCCAACAGGATTTGGCAGCGACGGTCGGTCGATAGCTTGCTGACCAGCTTGTCCATCATAGCCGAGCCAATCGACTGACGACGCATTGCTGGATTGACTGCGAAATTCAGCAGATGCAGCCGATTCTTGTGCAATTCATAGATCATGAAGCCTACCACCTCTTCGTTCAACTCGGCAACCATACCAATGCAGTTGCGTTGGCGAAGGCAGCGAATGAATTCCTCTTCGCTCCAGGCGAACTCGAAGCTAGCCTCCTCGATGGCCAATACAGTAGGCATGTCACGGCGAATCATCCAACGAATGTGGACGCACGTTTGATTGCTTTCGGCGGTTGGCATTCCTTGTCTCCGCTAGGCTTTATCCTGCATGCACCGATCCACATCTGGATCGAATCGCATCGAAACTGGTGGGCGAATCGAACGCCCGCCTTCTCAGGTGGGATGTTACCAGAACCGTCGCGGGTAGCCAAGACGAGATATTCGCCATGTAACTTGCGCGCGATTATCGCCAAGTTTCACCTAGCCTTGGATTTGATCAAAGTGGTATAGCCAACTTGCCGTCTTCCGTTGACGTCGAATAGGTCCCTTTGATTGCTAGCCATCGAGCGTGGTTGCCGAGCTGGAGCTGCATATGTCGCATATCTTCGCCATACTTCGCGCCGCACATTGCCGCAGTACGCATCATTACTTTGCGATTGACGCGCTCAGGCAATTACAGTCACCGCAAGCACAACGACTTGGCAATTTATTGCTCAAGTATCACGACGACTATCTGCAAGGTGCGAACGCACCAGACACGAGCTTCAAAGATTTTACCAACCACGTCGTGCATGTATCGCAGAACAATTGGGGGGGAGCTCCTGGCAAGTGCCAAGAGTGGCTGGCCATCGCCCAAGATCATTTGGCCGGCTGTCGCTGGAAAAAAGCCGCCTATGCTTGCGGCGTGCTAAGTCATTACTTCACGGACCCGATCATGCCCTTGCATACCGGGTCGTTTGGGGGTGAAGAGATCGTACATCGTCCGCTGGAGTGGAGCATCTGTCGAGCGTACGATTCGATCTACGATCGTTACTTGCAACAGCAGTGTGTTGCCAGTTTTGAATTCGCGCAAGATCCGCAGTGGATTTGTAAGGCCGTGTTGGCTGCCGCCACAGTTTCGCATCGGCACGCCGGTCGGCTGATGGAACTGTACAAGCCACCCAGTAACACGAAAAACCCGCAGTGCGCGTTGGACGAACAGGTGCAGGACATCTTAGTGGAACTGTTTGCATTGGCCATTGGCGGTTGGTCCGGTGTGTTATCGCGTTTGGCTGATGAAACGACAGTTCAATTGCCACACGTCTCGCTGACCGTCACGTCGCTACTAGCTACCATCGATCTGCCGCTGGCCTGGGTA contains the following coding sequences:
- a CDS encoding 1-acyl-sn-glycerol-3-phosphate acyltransferase, whose amino-acid sequence is MNANMIWNWLETWTSDGSFTLSLVWLAGLSLVAIGYGLKLMWQSDYGFSESVLYLPAYLLGRLLWRVQFTNPPPPELRSGAILAPNHRSSVDPMFIQLAAKRRVHWMVAKEYCQIPVMSALMKALQVIPTNRSGTDINSTKIAMRYAQQGRLVGMFPEGRINVTAAPLLPVRAGAAMVALKAGVPIIPLYLHGSPFRESVLSPLLMPARVQITFGQAVHPVEPQLETNEPAQQFDESGDSPRANNQRQATWMMQRWGQSMLRLAGRPHATFELGSSRAKVRRDSKQSANDQA
- a CDS encoding inositol monophosphatase; translated protein: MQDPLAAACDAARGAGRILLEHLGKVSVREKAQADLVTDADVASQQVIMRLLAGRFPQYAFLGEESSAEEQQAALDSNKPVWVVDPLDGTVNFVHQLAGFSVSIALVVAGQVRLGVVYDPLSNSLYTATHDGPAMRDGKPIRASACLDLSSALVCCSFPPAVRRDDPTVEQFLRVLERCQSLRRLGSAALNLCYLAEGSLDAYWASSVKCWDVAAGYLIAQRAGVIFSHLRGDAFDLWNPLLVAAASPTLHGQMLECMAG
- a CDS encoding orotidine 5'-phosphate decarboxylase; protein product: MKPVVQISLDVTTIEEAVETAELAVRAGIDWLEAGTPLILAEGLRCVRELRARFPETPIVADLKTMDGGYLEAEMMAKAGANFVVVMARAHEETVKVVCQAGRDYGIGVMGDNLGCPDMVAGARQLQDLGCDFIIHHIGYDERRGIAARGDIAPTPLDQLRQVVQAVDIPVQAVGGMSIDQAIQSPSFGAPLVVIGAPLAINPDRFERAGGNLETVLRQICDAVHAYGDVPVTRPYSP
- a CDS encoding NUDIX hydrolase; the protein is MYESDRFRIERVEYELDSGQVAARDVIQHPGAAVVIPVLPDGRICLIRNYRVAVDAQLIELPAGTLEPGEPPLQTAARELTEETGYRAGQIQPLLTMCMSPGILNECMHVFLATQLEAGSCDLQDGEQIETWLVTPRQAIELLQSNEIKDAKTVAALLYYLRFVAQQDDQ
- the rimI gene encoding ribosomal protein S18-alanine N-acetyltransferase; this encodes MIRRDMPTVLAIEEASFEFAWSEEEFIRCLRQRNCIGMVAELNEEVVGFMIYELHKNRLHLLNFAVNPAMRRQSIGSAMMDKLVSKLSTDRRCQILLEVRETNLNAQLFFKNFGFRAISVLRDYYTDTTEDAYLMQYRLANAQGDEFYSDEEDRRMAG
- a CDS encoding fatty acid desaturase, producing MSNPVPAPVIPFIPNRIYAITIAVVHVLGVVLLALLAFGPSAWRPYLFSWPAFFAFLCCIHLFGQGITIGYHRLLTHRSFKTPKWLEHAIAIIGICCMEDTPARWVTVHRMHHVHSDEVPDPHSPRVNFLWSHMGWLMFINRETYSIASLQKFSKDLLRDPFYMRLETNAYRQFYYILGQLPVFFLFGVMISYFFSSQFSDAVQMGSSMVVWAVVMRVIAVWHITWSVNSLSHMFGYQNYQTGEDSRNNWLVALLSVGEGWHNNHHEDPSAASVQHRWWELDLSYYEIKLLEFLGLASDIIPTRLQRRKQSAAAASSGQDVAAPADNTDGVPRSFSDSNRSW
- a CDS encoding sodium:solute symporter family protein, with protein sequence MLAFIVVVYFIIMYGISYLAQRRISSSEEFLLAGRRLPLSLAWMTLLATWFGAGTLLAVSDEVRATGIRAAALDPLGAGCCLLFVAAFVAAPIWRMKISTVPDFFRIKYGRQAELISACILVPSYFGWIAAQFTALAAVLHLYWQIPVSYGLPLVAILGTGYTLMGGMWSVTWTDAVQVTLLLIGLVVLAAVVLWELGSGSWSGGLERIISGTPAEKLVLLPTENLRELLGWLDLFMIGALGNVAGQDLMQRVFASNSPRTASWACGIAGTSYLAFGSIPVFLAIASAHLLPNHASDSILPMLVQMCFHPAVAIIFMLALLSAILSTIDSAILSPASILTMNFVRSNDAQRLLSWNRLAVVGVSLCSLVVAYAGENAYKLLEESYAVTLVGLLVPLLFGLWVTRPSSVAGITSMIVGSGVWLQHYLCGWSYFLEAWLAEWHMPVAMMATLLAAIAYIVVALSSRQTAAG
- the upp gene encoding uracil phosphoribosyltransferase, translated to MGQLVELKHPLAAHHVSVMRDVSTPAWLFRQQVHRAAALLAFAATEDLPLRPRTVVTPLATTTGQQLASRIALVPILRAGLGLVEPLQSLLPEAEVWHLGMYRDEATARPVEYYCRLPDGDPCDVGFVLDPMLATGGSLVSAIEALQRWGCPDIRVLSVIASQPGVDRLQREFPNLKLYVCAVDPELDNNNFIIPGLGDAGDRIFNTR
- a CDS encoding aldo/keto reductase is translated as MSTVQIQPPPVGLGLWKIPQEATAQLVESAIECGYRHIDSACDYGNEVQAGLGIRAALDRGLCSRNALWITSKLWNTYHRPEHVRPAIERSLRDLGVDYLDLYLIHFPIALQYVPFDRRYPPGWFYDPDASQPCMRPDAVPIAETWSAMEELQRMGLCRQIGISNFGVSLIRDLLSYATNRPSVLQVEAHPYLAQTKLLRYCQQEGIAVTAFSPLGAGSYVSLGMADKRESVLDEPIVQHIAARHLRTAAQIVLRWGVQRGTSVIPKTSQVQRLSENLGATEFQLSEDEMQDLSRLDRHRRFNDPGQFCEQAFGCFYPIYE